The following coding sequences lie in one Halorarum halophilum genomic window:
- the pdhA gene encoding pyruvate dehydrogenase (acetyl-transferring) E1 component subunit alpha codes for MSTLERDPREGMVQVLDEEGGVVGDVPALDDDELVEMYRNMKLARHFDTRAVSLQRQGRMGTYPPLSGQEGAQVGSAMALAEDDWMIPSYREHAAALVRGFGLTRTLRYWMGDERGNAPPEDANIFTVAVPIASQIPHATGMAWADKLKHGGNPENAYICYFGDGATSQGDFHEGLNFAGVFDTPNVFFCNNNQWAISVPRERQTASETLAQKAVAYGFEGVQVDGMDPLAVYKVTSEALEKAKSPAEGELRPTLIEAVQYRYGAHTTADDPSVYREDDEVERWKAKDPIPRMEKFLRNQGILDDERVDAIRESVEEEVAAAIEEAESSVRPDPSTMFDHVFEEMPSELAEQAEELAALREKYGDEAFLEE; via the coding sequence GTGAGCACGCTCGAGCGCGACCCCCGTGAGGGTATGGTCCAGGTCCTCGACGAGGAGGGCGGCGTCGTCGGCGACGTCCCCGCCCTCGACGACGACGAGCTCGTCGAGATGTACCGGAACATGAAACTCGCGCGCCACTTCGACACGCGCGCCGTCTCCCTCCAGCGGCAGGGCCGCATGGGGACGTATCCGCCCCTCTCCGGCCAGGAGGGCGCCCAGGTCGGCTCCGCGATGGCGCTCGCGGAGGACGACTGGATGATCCCGTCCTATCGCGAACACGCGGCCGCCCTCGTCCGCGGCTTCGGCCTCACGAGGACGCTGCGCTACTGGATGGGCGACGAGCGCGGGAACGCCCCGCCCGAGGACGCCAACATCTTCACCGTCGCGGTCCCTATCGCCTCCCAGATCCCCCACGCGACGGGGATGGCCTGGGCGGACAAACTGAAGCACGGCGGCAACCCCGAGAACGCCTACATCTGCTACTTCGGCGACGGTGCCACCTCCCAGGGCGACTTCCACGAGGGGCTCAACTTCGCCGGGGTGTTCGACACGCCGAACGTCTTCTTCTGCAACAACAACCAGTGGGCCATCTCGGTCCCCCGCGAGCGCCAGACCGCCTCCGAGACCCTCGCCCAGAAGGCCGTCGCGTACGGCTTCGAGGGCGTCCAGGTCGACGGCATGGACCCGCTGGCCGTCTACAAGGTGACGAGCGAGGCGCTGGAGAAGGCTAAATCGCCGGCCGAGGGCGAGCTCCGGCCGACGCTCATCGAGGCGGTCCAGTACCGCTACGGCGCCCACACGACCGCCGACGACCCGTCAGTGTACCGCGAGGACGACGAGGTCGAGCGCTGGAAGGCGAAGGACCCGATCCCGCGGATGGAGAAGTTCCTGCGGAACCAGGGCATCCTCGACGACGAGCGGGTCGACGCCATCCGGGAGTCCGTCGAGGAGGAGGTCGCGGCCGCCATCGAGGAGGCGGAGTCGTCCGTCCGGCCCGACCCGAGCACGATGTTCGACCACGTGTTCGAGGAGATGCCGTCCGAGCTGGCTGAGCAGGCCGAGGAGCTGGCGGCGCTGCGCGAGAAGTACGGCGACGAGGCGTTCCTGGAGGAGTGA
- a CDS encoding dihydrolipoamide acetyltransferase family protein, with protein sequence MATKEFKLPDVGEGVAEGELVNWLVAPGDTVSEDQPVAEVETDKALVEVPSPYDGTVKELLAEEGEMVPVGNVIITFTVGGDAEADEPSSESGADAEPDAPTEPDASAEPGASAEPEAPGAEADAVEATEGRVFAPPSARRLARELGVNVAAVNGSGPGGRVTDADVRNHAESGGTGETGGEAKASKGPKQVDMSSGKSAVSRREDADGEPAGAGTGGASASAAPSTVERAGRERTLAAPATRRVADEEGVDLNDVPTDETRDGEAFVTAEQVRSYAADVAAAEEAEAAGAGGPSATAGAGNGAAAGASTATGGEETVPYRGVRRTIGNQMAESKYTAPHVSHHDTVVIDDLVEAREELKEHAAERDVKLTYLPFVMKALVAGLKEFPVLNSELREDEEEIVLKKEYNVGIAVATDAGLMVPVVKDVDQKSLLQLAEEVNDLASRARERKLSREEMQGGTFTITNFGAVGGEYATPIINYPETAILGLGAIDERPVAEDGEVRAAHTLPLSLSIDHRVIDGAEAGRFTNHVMEYLENPQLLLLE encoded by the coding sequence ATGGCGACGAAGGAGTTCAAGCTCCCCGACGTCGGCGAGGGCGTCGCCGAGGGGGAGCTCGTCAACTGGCTCGTCGCGCCCGGCGACACGGTGTCGGAGGACCAGCCGGTCGCGGAGGTCGAGACGGACAAGGCGCTCGTCGAGGTGCCGAGCCCGTACGACGGCACCGTGAAGGAACTGCTCGCCGAAGAGGGCGAGATGGTCCCGGTCGGGAACGTCATCATCACGTTCACCGTCGGCGGCGACGCCGAGGCCGACGAACCGTCCTCGGAGTCGGGTGCGGACGCGGAACCCGACGCTCCGACCGAACCCGACGCGTCGGCGGAACCTGGCGCGTCCGCCGAACCCGAGGCGCCTGGCGCGGAGGCGGACGCCGTCGAGGCCACCGAGGGGCGCGTGTTCGCGCCGCCCTCGGCCCGCCGCCTCGCGCGGGAACTGGGCGTGAACGTCGCCGCAGTCAACGGGAGCGGCCCGGGCGGCCGGGTCACCGACGCGGACGTGCGCAACCACGCCGAATCCGGAGGAACGGGCGAGACGGGCGGCGAGGCGAAGGCGTCGAAGGGCCCCAAGCAGGTCGACATGAGTTCGGGAAAATCCGCCGTATCGCGGCGCGAGGACGCGGACGGCGAACCGGCGGGTGCGGGGACGGGTGGCGCGTCCGCGTCAGCCGCCCCGAGCACCGTCGAGCGGGCCGGGCGCGAGCGGACCCTCGCGGCCCCGGCGACCCGTCGCGTCGCCGACGAGGAGGGCGTGGACCTGAACGACGTGCCGACCGACGAGACGCGGGACGGCGAGGCGTTCGTCACCGCCGAGCAGGTCCGGAGCTACGCCGCCGATGTGGCGGCCGCCGAGGAGGCCGAGGCTGCCGGAGCGGGCGGCCCGAGCGCGACAGCCGGGGCCGGAAACGGCGCCGCGGCGGGAGCGTCGACGGCGACTGGCGGCGAGGAGACCGTTCCTTACCGCGGCGTCCGCCGGACCATCGGCAACCAGATGGCCGAGTCGAAGTACACCGCGCCCCACGTCTCCCATCACGACACGGTCGTCATCGACGACCTGGTCGAGGCGCGCGAAGAGCTGAAGGAACACGCCGCCGAGCGGGACGTGAAGCTCACCTACCTCCCGTTCGTGATGAAGGCGCTCGTGGCCGGGCTGAAGGAGTTCCCGGTCCTCAACTCCGAACTCCGCGAGGACGAGGAGGAGATCGTCCTGAAGAAGGAGTACAACGTCGGCATCGCGGTCGCGACTGACGCGGGGCTGATGGTCCCGGTCGTGAAGGACGTGGACCAGAAGTCCCTGCTCCAACTGGCCGAGGAGGTCAACGACCTGGCGAGCAGGGCGCGGGAACGGAAGCTCTCCCGCGAGGAGATGCAGGGCGGGACGTTCACCATCACCAACTTCGGCGCCGTCGGCGGCGAGTACGCCACGCCGATCATCAACTACCCCGAGACGGCCATCCTGGGGCTGGGCGCCATCGACGAGCGCCCGGTCGCCGAGGACGGCGAGGTCAGGGCCGCCCACACGCTGCCCCTCTCGCTCTCCATCGACCACCGCGTCATCGACGGCGCCGAGGCAGGCCGGTTCACGAACCACGTGATGGAGTACCTGGAGAACCCGCAGCTCTTATTGTTGGAGTAG
- a CDS encoding MATE family efflux transporter gives MLDVSSKDITEGSLGRALAFLSVPIVAQQLALVAQQVIDVFWIGRLGEDQVAAVGLVMPLLGLFAAGTMAVFLGGQIVVSQRVGADDLPGSRRAAFHALVGAGVVGLLLAGVVNAFALDITQLFQPGDRVAQLGAIYLGTMVLSYTFSGMSDAMEAAFVGSGDSRTPLVVNLVAIVVNVVLDPILMFGMWRFDAYGIAGAAYATLVAYAVGLLIALGVALSGRGGFTLTRNAVGIDVDEFRALLDVGAPKAAQESGRQIARLVMVSIISVTGGGAALAAYTVGARISTVAFVPAIGLGSAGTTLVGQNLGADRPDRATRATWLGVGVGAVGVGVLGIVQWFVPGFLAEVFVPGIEGETLEYTIAYLQILALGYWALGAIYTVEAGFNGAGRTSISMYSTMLQYWTVRIPVAAVLAFGLGYGAHGPFWAVTVSNVVAAVGLCAYFRYSTDNGMLDRAATSSCGADAAD, from the coding sequence ATGCTGGACGTGTCGTCGAAGGACATCACCGAGGGATCGCTCGGGCGAGCGCTCGCGTTCCTCTCGGTTCCCATCGTCGCCCAGCAGCTCGCGCTGGTCGCCCAGCAGGTCATCGACGTGTTCTGGATCGGCCGACTGGGCGAGGACCAGGTCGCCGCGGTCGGCCTCGTGATGCCGCTCCTCGGGTTGTTCGCCGCCGGCACGATGGCGGTGTTTCTCGGCGGGCAGATCGTCGTCTCCCAGCGCGTCGGCGCCGACGACCTCCCCGGCTCGCGTCGCGCCGCGTTCCACGCCCTCGTCGGCGCCGGCGTCGTTGGGCTGCTCCTCGCCGGCGTCGTCAACGCGTTCGCCCTCGACATCACGCAGCTGTTCCAGCCCGGCGACCGCGTCGCCCAGCTCGGGGCGATCTACCTCGGCACGATGGTGCTCTCCTACACGTTCAGCGGGATGAGCGACGCGATGGAGGCGGCGTTCGTGGGGTCGGGCGACTCGCGGACCCCGCTCGTCGTGAACCTCGTCGCCATCGTCGTGAACGTCGTGCTCGACCCGATCCTCATGTTCGGGATGTGGCGCTTCGACGCGTACGGCATCGCCGGCGCCGCCTACGCGACGCTCGTCGCCTACGCGGTGGGACTCCTCATCGCGCTCGGCGTCGCCCTCTCCGGCCGCGGCGGGTTCACGCTGACCCGGAACGCGGTCGGCATCGACGTCGACGAGTTCCGCGCCCTGCTCGACGTCGGTGCGCCCAAGGCCGCCCAGGAGAGCGGCCGGCAGATCGCGCGGCTCGTCATGGTGAGCATCATCTCCGTGACCGGCGGGGGCGCCGCGCTCGCGGCGTACACCGTCGGCGCCCGTATCTCGACGGTGGCGTTCGTGCCCGCAATCGGGCTCGGCTCTGCGGGAACGACGCTCGTCGGCCAGAACCTCGGCGCCGACCGGCCCGACAGGGCGACGCGGGCGACGTGGCTCGGGGTCGGCGTCGGCGCCGTCGGCGTCGGCGTTCTCGGCATCGTCCAGTGGTTCGTACCCGGGTTCCTCGCCGAGGTGTTCGTGCCCGGAATCGAGGGCGAGACCCTCGAGTACACCATCGCGTACCTCCAGATACTCGCGCTCGGGTACTGGGCGCTCGGCGCGATCTACACCGTCGAAGCCGGCTTCAACGGCGCCGGCAGGACGAGCATCTCGATGTACTCGACGATGCTCCAGTACTGGACGGTCCGCATCCCGGTCGCCGCGGTCCTCGCGTTCGGCCTCGGGTACGGCGCGCACGGCCCGTTCTGGGCCGTCACAGTCTCCAATGTCGTCGCGGCGGTCGGGCTCTGCGCGTACTTCCGTTACTCGACGGACAACGGGATGCTCGACCGCGCGGCGACGT
- a CDS encoding SDR family NAD(P)-dependent oxidoreductase, with protein MQTAVIAGVGPGLGESVARKFADEGCRLGLIARSEDSLRDLADDLPTEAVAAPADLSEPDEIEAAFETVRDSLGPVDVLVNNASAASWTGLQETDREAFDQAYEVGPRAGFLCSREAVDDMLDGDGGTIIFTGATTSVRGREGAVGFSMAKFGARGLAESMARELGPKGIHVAHVVIDGGIRPPGAAADAEEYLDPDAIAESYWHLAEQDRSAWTLELDLRPHVEEF; from the coding sequence ATGCAGACGGCTGTCATCGCCGGCGTCGGCCCCGGTCTCGGCGAATCGGTCGCCCGGAAGTTCGCGGACGAGGGCTGTCGACTCGGCCTGATCGCCCGCAGCGAGGACTCCCTCCGCGACCTCGCCGACGACCTCCCGACCGAGGCGGTCGCCGCGCCCGCGGACCTCTCGGAACCGGACGAGATCGAGGCGGCGTTCGAGACCGTGCGCGACAGCCTCGGTCCGGTGGACGTCCTCGTGAACAACGCGAGCGCCGCCTCGTGGACGGGGCTGCAGGAGACGGACCGCGAGGCGTTCGACCAGGCGTACGAGGTCGGCCCGCGGGCGGGGTTCCTCTGCTCGCGGGAGGCCGTCGACGACATGCTCGACGGTGACGGCGGGACGATCATCTTCACGGGCGCGACCACGTCCGTGCGCGGGCGCGAGGGCGCGGTCGGCTTCTCGATGGCGAAGTTCGGCGCACGGGGGCTCGCGGAGTCGATGGCCCGGGAACTCGGTCCGAAGGGAATCCACGTCGCGCACGTCGTCATCGACGGCGGCATCCGCCCGCCCGGCGCGGCGGCCGACGCCGAGGAGTACCTCGACCCCGACGCCATCGCCGAGAGCTACTGGCACCTGGCGGAGCAAGACCGGAGCGCGTGGACGCTCGAACTCGACCTCCGGCCCCACGTGGAGGAGTTCTAG
- a CDS encoding alpha-ketoacid dehydrogenase subunit beta, whose translation MSTQETEATQNLTLVQSVRDALATEMELDEDVLVMGEDVGKNGGVFRATEGLWKEFGEDRVIDTPLAESGIIGTAVGMAAMGLKPVPEIQFSGFMYPGFDQIVSHMSRLRTRSRSRFTLPMVLRAPYGGGIRAPEHHSESKEAFYAHEAGLKVVIPSTPYDTKGLLISAIRDPDPVVFLEPKLIYRAFRGDVPEGDYEVPIGEASVRREGSDVSVFTYGAMTRPSLEAAEELADEGIDAEVVDLRTVSPMDREAIVESFKKTGRACVVHEAPKTGGLAGEITATLQEEALLYQEAPVQRVTGYDVPYPLYAMEDYYMPNAARVADGIKDAVEF comes from the coding sequence ATGAGCACGCAAGAAACAGAGGCGACGCAGAACCTCACGCTGGTACAGTCGGTCCGAGACGCGCTCGCGACCGAGATGGAACTGGACGAAGACGTCCTCGTCATGGGCGAGGACGTCGGCAAGAACGGCGGCGTCTTCCGGGCGACCGAGGGGCTCTGGAAGGAGTTCGGCGAGGACCGCGTCATCGACACGCCGCTCGCGGAGTCTGGCATCATCGGCACCGCGGTCGGCATGGCCGCGATGGGGCTGAAGCCGGTGCCGGAGATCCAGTTCTCCGGGTTCATGTACCCGGGCTTCGACCAGATCGTCTCGCACATGTCCCGCCTGCGCACGCGCTCGCGGAGCAGGTTCACGCTCCCGATGGTGCTGCGGGCGCCCTACGGCGGCGGTATCCGCGCCCCCGAGCACCACTCGGAGTCGAAGGAGGCGTTCTACGCCCACGAGGCCGGCCTGAAGGTGGTCATCCCCTCGACGCCGTACGACACGAAGGGGCTGCTCATCTCGGCCATCCGCGACCCGGACCCGGTCGTCTTCCTCGAGCCGAAGCTCATCTACCGCGCCTTCCGCGGCGACGTGCCCGAGGGCGACTACGAGGTGCCCATCGGCGAGGCGTCGGTCCGCCGCGAGGGGAGCGACGTGTCGGTGTTCACCTACGGCGCGATGACCCGGCCGAGCCTGGAGGCCGCCGAGGAGCTCGCGGACGAGGGCATCGACGCCGAGGTCGTCGACCTGCGGACCGTCTCGCCGATGGATCGCGAGGCAATCGTGGAGTCGTTCAAGAAGACCGGCCGCGCGTGCGTCGTCCACGAGGCGCCCAAGACCGGCGGGCTGGCGGGCGAGATCACCGCCACCCTGCAGGAGGAGGCGCTGCTGTACCAGGAGGCGCCCGTCCAGCGCGTGACTGGCTACGACGTGCCGTACCCGCTGTACGCGATGGAGGACTACTACATGCCCAACGCGGCCCGCGTGGCCGACGGGATCAAGGACGCGGTGGAGTTCTGA
- the lipA gene encoding lipoyl synthase, producing MSSRRRKPDWLKMRPPAGQRFTEIKSTLREHDLHTVCEEANCPNLGECWSGRDGPGTATFMLMGDRCSRGCNFCDVETGGMEALDPDEPSNVAEAVVEIGLDYVVLTSVDRDDLADGGSAHFAETIREIKRRDPETLVEVLIPDFGGDEAAVRRIVDAGPDVIAHNVETVERLQWPVRDRRANYGRTLDVLEQVSCESDVYTKTSIMLGLGEYDHEVYRTLRDLREADVDIVTLGQYLQPSRSHLDVFEYVHPDVFETWRRVAEGELGFLYCASGPMVRSSYKAGEFFVEALLREGRSVEEARAHARAASGD from the coding sequence ATGAGCAGTCGGCGGCGCAAGCCGGATTGGCTGAAGATGCGCCCGCCCGCGGGCCAGCGCTTCACCGAGATCAAGTCGACCCTCCGGGAGCACGACCTCCACACGGTCTGCGAGGAGGCGAACTGCCCGAACCTCGGGGAGTGCTGGTCGGGCCGCGACGGCCCCGGCACGGCCACGTTCATGCTGATGGGCGACCGGTGCTCGCGGGGCTGTAACTTCTGCGACGTCGAGACCGGGGGGATGGAGGCGCTCGATCCCGACGAGCCGTCGAACGTCGCGGAGGCCGTCGTCGAGATCGGCCTCGACTACGTCGTGCTCACCTCCGTCGACCGGGACGACCTCGCCGACGGCGGCAGCGCGCACTTCGCCGAGACCATCCGGGAGATCAAGCGCCGCGACCCGGAGACGCTCGTCGAGGTGCTCATCCCCGACTTCGGCGGCGACGAGGCGGCCGTCCGCCGTATCGTCGACGCCGGGCCGGACGTCATCGCGCACAACGTCGAGACAGTCGAGCGCCTCCAGTGGCCGGTCCGCGACCGTCGGGCGAACTACGGGCGGACGCTCGACGTGCTCGAACAGGTGAGCTGCGAGTCGGACGTGTACACGAAGACGAGCATCATGCTCGGCCTCGGGGAGTACGACCACGAGGTGTACCGGACGCTGCGGGACCTCCGGGAGGCCGACGTGGACATCGTCACGCTCGGCCAGTACCTCCAGCCGTCCCGCTCGCACCTCGACGTGTTCGAGTACGTCCACCCGGATGTCTTCGAGACGTGGCGACGGGTCGCGGAGGGGGAACTCGGCTTCCTCTACTGCGCCTCCGGTCCCATGGTCCGCTCGTCGTACAAGGCCGGCGAGTTCTTCGTCGAGGCGCTCCTCCGCGAGGGTCGGAGTGTCGAGGAGGCCCGTGCGCACGCCCGAGCGGCCAGCGGTGACTGA